CAGTCCCCATCCCACGCCGAACAGCGCCGCGCCCACCACGAGCCGCGCGTCGACGCGCGTGGTGGTGGGCAGGGCGAATGATTGCGCGAGCACCGGACGCTGGCGGCGCAGGATGAGGCGGCGCAGCAGCGCGTGGCTGCCCAACGCGCCCGCCATGACGAACGCGAGGCTGGGGTCCCACGCGCCCGCCACGTCGAGGAAGCCCACCACCTTCGCGGGGTCCGTCATGCCACCCAGCCCCAACCCCACCGCGAACAACACCC
This sequence is a window from Myxococcus stipitatus. Protein-coding genes within it:
- a CDS encoding DUF6691 family protein, translated to MKASLAAGLAGVLFAVGLGLGGMTDPAKVVGFLDVAGAWDPSLAFVMAGALGSHALLRRLILRRQRPVLAQSFALPTTTRVDARLVVGAALFGVGWGLAGYCPGPALVVLPVGGLTVVLFVAAMVAGMGAFRWWESARAARTKALPG